GTTTCTTAGGCTTACTAATGCGTGCggtagatgattttttttactcgtAAAAATACGATGTGAATTCAAGTTAATTTACAAGGTgtaacattacaattatttagcGTAAAAAGACAACCTTTAACTTTTCTCGAAATATTACAACTTTATTCTCGACTCGGCCATCGTCACGACGACGATGACAATAAAAGGTGAAACAAAGATTTAACCATTTTCATTCTGATGTCAAATGATCTGAAACAGTGCAATCAAGACATTCAAAATGATTGCGACGATAAAacgaaagggggaaaaaaaagaacgctATCCCTAAAATGAACAGTATTCCCGCAAAAAGCCAAACTACTGCAAAACGCGTTAACAGTTAGGGTTTTAGTTTGTAGTGTTTTTGGAGGTTTTAATGTTGAAATCTATTTGCTTTAGCGTGGCAACAAACAAAATGGCAACCGAtacattaaagaaaataaacagcACCATCTTAATGTGACAAATATACAGTAGTAGTTGCTGCTTTAAATactcgaggaaaaaaaatacataaacaggCATATTATTATGTAGGTGTGCAAATTTGAACCAGAAAGTCAACTGATTTCCGAAGGAAAAAGGCAGAATTTAAAGAGACACCTCGACATCGtcattcatacttttttttttccttaggtgGCGTCCAAAGTGAAGAAGTAGCCAATAGATTGGACTTAGGCCAGGTGTCAAACTGGCAACCCGGGGGCCAAAACCGGGTAAGTTTTTTTGTTGACTTCGTTCTACTACGTTGTAGCCAATTTTTTGTAGCAACGTATCCGACGTCAAGGTATCTCTTTAAAGCGAAGCGAAGCCGGCGATTGCCGCTAGACACGCCCCTAAGGCACGTTTGTGTCGGAAAAGCCacttaaaaaatacacatttatagAACACCTAGCTAATTAAACGAGCACGACGACGGGAGCGGCTCACACATTGAGCTTATAAGTGTGTATTTGTACAATGCCAAGAgattattatttgtaaatcAGAAAATAACTCAACGGGaatagaatacatttttttttagtttttagctAGCGGACTGCAGTAGAGATGCTTTCGACAGCTCACCCAATGCGTagaattggatttgattttacAGATGCGTCTACgtccttttatatatataacgGATGGCGCCAAGAGCAGGGCGAAGCGGCAGTGTTGTTGAAAAGTCTCTCTTTCTCCATTCACGTTttaattgaaaagaaagaaataattgGTGATTGTCTGTAGGGATTTCagcaaaaacaatgttaaaGTTCAGTTGTTTGAAGCCAACTCTCTCTTTTCAGCTCTGCTGGGCCAGGACCAGAGCGCCGGTCTGGGGCACAACGGAGCTCAGGTGGGTCTTGGAGGTTTGCACATCGCACAACGTTTCGCTCATGTCCGCCATTTGACCGCTCCCTTCCTTCTCCAGGCCCTGACTCAGCATCTCCGCCTGTTGCGTCGGGGACTCGGGCTGCCGCTCGCTCGTCTCCGCGGGCTTCTTCTTGACCGGCGCGGTCCGTGGGATTTCCGCCTGGGAGCCCGACGGGAGGACTCTGCCCGACCTGGCCCCGTTGGAATCCTCGTCCAGTTTCACCTGGAAAGGGGGCAGTCCGAGGAGGAAGGCCCGGATCCTACTTGGGGAGCTCAGGTCAGCCGGTTCCTCTTGGTTCTTAGCTGCCGGATCCTGGCCCTCGCCAGAGACGCCGAGCGCGACAGTCCCGCCGCCGCCTAGAAGTGGGCTTAAATCCTTTGCCTCCTCCAAGTGGGTCGTTTTGCTTCTCTTGGGAGACGTCCGGTCGGCCGTTCCGTTGGCGGTCGCCAAAGAGGGCGCCGTGACGTTCGGGCCGGGTCTCTTGAGGGTAAAACGCTTGCTGAGGTTGAGGGGTAGGGCCTGCTCGGGCGGCGGCGTGACCGGCGAGCGAGGCGACTTGGCGCTCAAGTCCTGGGCGAGCGCCGAGCGAGGCGGCTTGGCGCTCAGGTCCTGGGCGAGCGCCTCCGACAGCCGACGGGTGAAAGTTTGGAACTGACTGGAGCCCAGGCGACTCCTCATCAGTTGTCGGACCTGTACGCTACAATCCAAGTCTAAAGGTAACACGCGGAGAGGGGGGGGCGGAGGGTGGTAGGGGGCGGCGGGCTCCCGAGAACCCGTCTTCTGGCTGTCCTCGTTGGGTTGGATGGGGTGAACCGGGGGGGACGGCCGCTCTCCATTAGGGACGGGGCTTGCCGGGCTTTGGCGTTTAGGCTGGATGGCGTAGATGGTGGTGTGCGGCCGAACGGGCTCAAGGGGCGCGGGGGTCTCCGGGATTCTCTGGAAGCTCACGCGGTTCCTGAGTGTGTCCAAGGGACACAGACCTTTGATGGGACTGAACCCGGCCAGTGACCCGCCCACAAAGTGGCGAGGCAGCACAGAGAGGACCGTGGCGGGAGCCAGCGTCACAGGCTCTCCCGCCCGATCCTTCAGTTCTGGCTTGGACGGGAAGGAAAGGAAGGGGGAGGACAAAGGGGAGAGGTCCGGGGTGAGAGGCAGGTTGACTTGGAGAAGGCTTGGCTGTATGGGCTGCAGGGTGGGAGAGGGAACAGGCTGCGCCACCTGGACAATAGAGGCAAAATTCGTAATGAGTCAGGATTTATCACagcatttttaatatatatgtgcgtgtatatgtgtgtgttcgtatatgtgtatacacgtgtgtatgtatacacgtgtgtgtgtgtgtgtatgtatacacgtgtgtgtgtatgtatgcatacacgtgtgtgtgtatgtatgcatacacgtgtgtgtgtatgtatgcatacacgtgtgtgtgtatgtatgcatacacgtgtgtgtgtatgtatgcatacacgtgtgtgtgtatgtatgcatacacgtgtgtgtgtatgtatgcatacacgtgtgtgtgtatgtatgcatacacgtgtgtgtgtatgtatgcatacacacacgtgtgtgtatgtatgcatacacacacgtgtgtgtatgtatgcatacacgtgtgtgtgtatgtatgcatacacgtgtgtgtgtatgtatgcatacacgtgtgtgtgtatgtatgcatacacgtgtgtgtgtatgtatgcatacacgtgtgtgtgtatgtatgcatacacgtgtgtgtgtatgtatgcatacacgtgtgtgtatgtatgcatacacgtgtgtgtgtatgtatgcatacacgtgtgtgtgtatgtatgcatacacacacgtgtgtgtatgtatgcatacacacacgtgtgtgtatgtatgcatacacacacgtgtgtgtatgtatgcatacacacacgtgtgtgtatgtatgcatacacgtgtgtgtgtatgtatgcatacacgtgtgtgtgtatgtatgcatacacgtgtgtgtgtatgtatgcatacacgtgtgtgtgtatgtatgcatacacgtgtgtgtgtatgtatgcatacacgtgtgtgtgtatgtatgcatacacgtgtgtgtgtatgtatgcatacacgtgtgtgtatgtatgcatacacgtgtgtgtgtatgtatgcatacacgtgtgtgtgtatgtatgcatacacgtgtgtgtgtatgtatgcatacacgtgtgtgtgtgtgtatgtatgcatacacgtgtgtgtgtgtgtatgtatgcatacacgtgtgtgtgtatgtatgcatacacgtgtgtgtatgtatgcatacacgtgtgtacatgtacatatgtgcatatacacatgtgcatatgcacatgtgtacatatgtgcatatgcacatatgtacacatgtgcatatgcacatatgtacacatgtgcatatgcacacgtgtacatgtgtacatatgcacatgtgtacatgtgtacatatgtgcatatgcacatgtgtacatatgtgcatatgcacatgtgtacatatgtgcatatgcacatgtgtacatatgtgcatatgcacatgtgtacatatgtgcatatgcacatgtgtacatatgtgcatatgcacatgtgtacatgtgtacatatgtgcatatgcacatgtgtacatgtgtacatatgtgcatatgcacatgtgtacatgtgtacatatgtgcatatgcacatgtgtacatgtgtacatatgtgcatatgcacatgtgtacatgtgtacatatgtgcatatgcacatgtgtacatgtgtacatatgtgcatatgcacatgtgtacatgtgtacatatgcacatgtgtacatgtgtgcatatgcacatgtgtacatgtgtgcatatgcacatgtgtacacgtgtgcatatgcacatgtgtacacgtgtgcatatgcacatgtgtacacgtgtgcatatgcacatgtgtacacgtgtgcatatgcacatgtgtacacgtgtgcatatgcacatgtgtacacgtgtgcatatgcacatgtgtacacgtgtgcatatgcacatgtgtacacgtgtgcatatgcacatgtgtacacgtgtgcatatgcacatgtgtacacgtgtgcatatgcacatgtgtacacgtgtgcatatgcacatgtgtacacatgtgcatatgcacatgtgtacatgtgtacacatgtgcatatgcacatgtgtacatgtgtacatgtgcatatgtgcatgtgtacatgtgcacatgtgtacatgtacatgtgcacatgtgtacatgtacatatgcacatatgtacatgtacatatgcacatatgtacatgtacatatgcacatatgtacatgtacatatgcacatatgtacatgtacatatgcacatatgtacatgtacatatgcacatatgcacatgtacatatgcacatatgcacatgtacatatgcacatatgcacatgtacatatgcacatatgtacatgtacatatgcacatatgtacatgtacatatgcacatatgtacatgtacatatgcacatatgtacatgtacatatgcacatatgtacatgtacatatgtacatgtacatatgcacatatgtacatgtacatatgcacatatgtacatgtacatatgcacatatgtacatgtacatatgcacatatgtacatgtacatatgcacatatgtacatgtacatatgcacatatgtacatgtacatatgcacatatgtacatgtacatatgcacatatgtacatgtacatatgcacatatgtacatgtacatatgcacatatgtacatgtacatatgcacatatgtacatgtacatatgcacatatgtacatgtacatatgcacatatgtacatgtacatatgcacatatgtacatgtacatatgcacatatgtacatgtacatatgcacatatgtacatgtacatatgcacatgtacatgtacatatgcacatatgcacatatgtacatgtacatatgcacatatgcacatatgtacatgtacatatgcacatatgcacatatgtacatgtacatatgcacatatgcacatatgtacatgtacatatgcacatatgcacatatgtacatatgcacatatgcacatatgtacatgtacatatgcacatatgcacatatgtacatgtacatatgcacatatgcacatatgtacatgtacatatgcacatatgcacatatgtacatatgcacatatgcacatatgcacatatgcacatatgcacatatgtacatatgcacatatgcacatatgtacatatgcacatatgcacatatgtacatatgcacatatgtacatatgcacatatgcacatatgtacatatgcacatatgcacatatgtacatatgcacatatgtacatatgcacatatgtacatgtacatatgcacatatgcacatatgtacatatgcacatatgcacatatgtacatatgcacatatgtacatatgcacatatgtacatatgcacatatgcacatatgtacatatgcacatatgtacatatgcacatatgtacatatgcacatatgcacatatgtacatatgcacatatgtacatatgcacatatgcacatatgtacatatgcacatatgcacatatgtacatatgcacatatgcacatatgtacatatgcacatgtacatgcacatatgtacatgtacatgcacatatgcacatatgtacatgcacatatgcacatatgtacatgcacatatgtacatatgtacatatgtacatatgcacatatgtacatatgtacatatgcacatatgtacatatgtacatgcacatatgtacatgcacatatgtacatgcatatatgtacatgcacatgcacatgcacatatgtacatgcacaTATGTAGTTTACGCCACACCTTCAAGCGTGCACGTACCTGCTGGGTGCTAATATTTGGTAGCCCATTGCTGCTCCGGACCAGAAGGAGAGCTTTGGGAGAATCGTCGTCCGCTTTGGCTTGAGGCTGAGTCTGCAGTTTGGCCTGAGCCAGCAGCGTGGCCTTGTTGCGTTTGCCGGGCGGCCGGCCTCGCCCTCGCTTTACCGCCACGATGGCGCCGTCGGCAGCGGTGATTTGGACCtgtaaaaaaaggagaaacaacacaattaattgtttttctctttccaGATCACGGACTTCAAActggcatcattttgtgtggccgccCAAGGAAATCAAGTGTCATCTCATGTACAATTTACTTGCAGAAATCAcagaatattaaataaaaataaattcataaagTCATTATTGTTtggtttattaactatcaaaataGATGATTTATTTGCTATTTCATTAGTCAATCAACCCTGGCTGGGTTGCCAATGATTGCgttagccgtccaatccatttggactgggggggccgaatgaatgaatggattggaATGGGAGCCAAATATTTCAATGGGTTGGCCAAAAAAACAGAAGGGCACATTTTTTAGTTCTTACCGTGCTCGGTGAAGCGGCGACCACTAGCTTGGCCTTGACTTTGGGTCCCGGCTTTCTGCCTCGCGCCAGCGGCTTCCTTCCCCGGATGCCTCGCGGCTTGATGGCACACTTGATGGCACAATCTGGGATTTGGAGTTCACTGCCTCCAGCGATCAGGTGCTCTTCATAGGGCAGCATCAgcctgaaacaaaacaaaaagcataTTCGCACTTGTCGTACGCTTCAAATGATTGCGTACATCTTGTACTTGAAACGGTCAGCGGAACCTTTCGTAGTGTCGTCGAGTGCAGGTGGCCGCGCTGGTGCTGCCGGGACATCCGCCCAACTCGTTGTAAACCACCTTCCACATACGGTCCGACGTCACCTGGGTTGCAAAAAAGCGCTGGTTACCATCGATttgaataaagaaagaaaaaaacgtagCCGTGCTTCGGTCACCTTTTCGTAGCCTCCGAGATGTCTGACCACCGAGTACATGAGGAAGAGGTTGACTGGACCACGGAAAATGGCGATTAGACATCTGGCCAATGAAGACGACAGAGACCAGATAAAAGGCAAACTCACTCTTCTTAAAGCCAAGGTTGGGCACTTTGTGGATGGGCGAGCCTTGACGCTCCATGAAGGCGAAGAGCTCGTCCAGGAACATCTGCTCCTCGGGGTGGGGCAGCCAGCCGCCCTCGCCGCCGTCCTCCACGCTG
The nucleotide sequence above comes from Stigmatopora argus isolate UIUO_Sarg chromosome 22, RoL_Sarg_1.0, whole genome shotgun sequence. Encoded proteins:
- the LOC144068416 gene encoding uncharacterized protein LOC144068416, with translation MEHNAIQWLGAPSCQRGSYAFYKSVGSKTGADGPVRVWRLGEFYFVRCAPGDPVCIAEVTLLWEDQAQRHLLASARLYFLPEDTPKGRTREHGEDEVLAVSRKMVLRVEDLVQWSSAEPLGWSYAPNGLNKPPQISDTAVTDCKPLKDKCENGVAECQSVKVLSYPQYCRYRSLQRRIQDGARGPTLQDVHLLALGGIRVTPSTRLMYCRDTFNHPTLESNVSFSWQFRCPSLSLRGRPRKRRGRDDRDDPSAGHSESWIEKMKENVMGSVEDGGEGGWLPHPEEQMFLDELFAFMERQGSPIHKVPNLGFKKINLFLMYSVVRHLGGYEKVTSDRMWKVVYNELGGCPGSTSAATCTRRHYERLMLPYEEHLIAGGSELQIPDCAIKCAIKPRGIRGRKPLARGRKPGPKVKAKLVVAASPSTVQITAADGAIVAVKRGRGRPPGKRNKATLLAQAKLQTQPQAKADDDSPKALLLVRSSNGLPNISTQQVAQPVPSPTLQPIQPSLLQVNLPLTPDLSPLSSPFLSFPSKPELKDRAGEPVTLAPATVLSVLPRHFVGGSLAGFSPIKGLCPLDTLRNRVSFQRIPETPAPLEPVRPHTTIYAIQPKRQSPASPVPNGERPSPPVHPIQPNEDSQKTGSREPAAPYHPPPPPLRVLPLDLDCSVQVRQLMRSRLGSSQFQTFTRRLSEALAQDLSAKPPRSALAQDLSAKSPRSPVTPPPEQALPLNLSKRFTLKRPGPNVTAPSLATANGTADRTSPKRSKTTHLEEAKDLSPLLGGGGTVALGVSGEGQDPAAKNQEEPADLSSPSRIRAFLLGLPPFQVKLDEDSNGARSGRVLPSGSQAEIPRTAPVKKKPAETSERQPESPTQQAEMLSQGLEKEGSGQMADMSETLCDVQTSKTHLSSVVPQTGALVLAQQS